In Halobacteriovorax marinus SJ, the following proteins share a genomic window:
- the pstB gene encoding phosphate ABC transporter ATP-binding protein PstB, which yields MSNDIVLEVKNLNVWYEDFHAVKGVSVSYPKKSISAIIGPSGCGKSTFLRCLNRIYEEVPGARATGEIILEGRNILDKGVDPVELRRRIGMVFQKPNPFPSMSIYENVVIGLKLQGIKDKSYLMNVAEQCLRKAALWDEVKDKLHQLGTSLSGGQQQRLCIARALAVNPPVLLMDEPTSALDPIASAKIEDLMSELKKEYTVIVVTHNMQQAARIADYTSFFVLGDLIEHGLSSDIFTNPKQKKTEDYITGRFG from the coding sequence ATGAGTAATGATATTGTTTTAGAAGTTAAGAACCTAAATGTTTGGTATGAAGACTTTCATGCTGTAAAAGGGGTCTCAGTTTCTTACCCTAAGAAATCAATTTCAGCGATTATCGGACCTTCAGGTTGTGGTAAATCGACATTCTTAAGATGCTTAAACCGTATCTATGAAGAAGTTCCAGGCGCAAGGGCCACGGGAGAGATTATCTTAGAAGGAAGAAATATCTTAGATAAAGGTGTCGACCCAGTAGAGCTTAGAAGAAGAATTGGAATGGTCTTTCAAAAGCCAAATCCATTCCCATCAATGAGTATTTATGAGAACGTTGTTATAGGATTAAAGCTTCAAGGAATTAAAGACAAGTCTTACCTTATGAATGTAGCCGAGCAATGCTTACGAAAAGCCGCACTATGGGACGAGGTTAAGGATAAGCTACATCAACTTGGAACAAGTCTCTCAGGTGGACAACAGCAGAGGCTCTGTATAGCAAGAGCATTAGCGGTCAATCCTCCAGTGCTTTTAATGGATGAGCCAACTTCAGCTCTAGATCCAATTGCCTCGGCTAAGATTGAAGATCTTATGAGTGAACTTAAAAAAGAGTATACTGTTATTGTTGTCACTCACAATATGCAACAAGCAGCAAGGATAGCAGACTATACTAGCTTCTTTGTTCTAGGTGATCTTATAGAGCATGGGCTTAGTTCAGATATATTCACCAACCCAAAGCAAAAGAAAACAGAAGATTATATTACTGGTCGATTTGGTTAA
- a CDS encoding response regulator transcription factor, whose amino-acid sequence MAKGHILVVEDERDISDLLKLQLQSMDYQVTVIENGDSALELIQTPVEQRENSTPIDLYILDRMLPGTDGLEICKFLRMYRQTKEKPILMVTALTEPEHIIEGLDAGGDDYINKPFDINILAARVRSLMRRSTQMEKSNATTEEVITLGPITLDMSQCKVSIDGSDLDLTLSEYKLMVAFFHQPGKVLTRNQLVEFIQDGPVHVTDRTIDTHVFGLRKKLGDHSELIETIRGIGYRVKSYV is encoded by the coding sequence ATGGCAAAGGGTCATATTCTAGTCGTTGAAGACGAGAGAGACATTTCAGATCTATTAAAATTACAACTTCAATCTATGGACTATCAAGTCACAGTTATTGAAAATGGTGATAGTGCCCTAGAGCTTATCCAGACTCCTGTCGAGCAAAGAGAAAATAGTACACCTATAGACCTCTACATCTTAGATCGAATGCTTCCCGGAACTGATGGCCTAGAGATCTGTAAATTTTTAAGAATGTATCGCCAGACCAAAGAAAAGCCAATACTGATGGTAACCGCACTTACTGAGCCTGAACATATTATTGAAGGTCTTGATGCTGGTGGCGACGACTATATTAATAAGCCATTTGATATAAATATTTTAGCAGCAAGAGTTAGATCACTAATGAGAAGATCTACTCAAATGGAAAAATCCAATGCCACAACAGAGGAAGTCATTACACTTGGTCCAATCACTCTAGACATGAGCCAATGTAAAGTTTCTATTGATGGAAGTGATTTAGATCTTACCCTAAGTGAATATAAATTAATGGTGGCCTTCTTTCATCAACCTGGAAAAGTTCTTACTAGAAACCAGTTGGTAGAGTTTATTCAGGACGGTCCCGTTCATGTAACAGATAGAACAATTGATACGCATGTCTTTGGCCTTAGAAAAAAACTTGGTGATCACTCTGAGTTAATTGAAACTATTAGAGGTATTGGATACCGAGTTAAGAGTTATGTCTGA
- the phoU gene encoding phosphate signaling complex protein PhoU has product MEISSADLREMILKMATSVESIVENSAKENVSLQDIFQNENEVNKFHTDIDDHVFKYIALKTPAATDLRIALSVMKINSELERIADQAVNIKRSMNKLSKPYKQLASLSDEVKAMLKNSIDAFVKLDSKLATDVIQHDQEVNDLYREIMRDFIKRMKADSVDFDEGFAVIRVAKCLERIGDQTTNIAEDVIFLESGADIRHNADVKFGRRKEDKILLKGQQEDK; this is encoded by the coding sequence ATGGAAATTTCTAGCGCAGACTTAAGAGAAATGATTTTAAAGATGGCAACATCTGTTGAATCTATCGTAGAGAACTCAGCAAAAGAGAATGTCTCTCTACAAGATATTTTTCAAAATGAAAATGAAGTTAATAAATTTCATACGGATATAGATGATCACGTATTCAAATATATTGCTTTAAAAACACCTGCTGCAACAGATCTTCGAATTGCACTCTCTGTAATGAAAATCAACTCAGAGCTTGAGAGAATTGCCGACCAAGCGGTAAATATTAAAAGAAGCATGAATAAGCTATCAAAGCCCTATAAACAACTCGCCTCACTTAGTGATGAAGTTAAGGCCATGCTCAAAAATAGTATTGATGCCTTTGTTAAGCTCGACTCAAAACTTGCAACAGATGTGATTCAGCACGACCAAGAAGTCAACGATCTCTACCGCGAGATTATGAGAGACTTCATTAAACGAATGAAAGCAGATAGTGTTGATTTTGATGAGGGATTTGCTGTGATTCGCGTTGCAAAATGCCTTGAGAGAATTGGTGATCAAACCACTAATATCGCAGAAGATGTTATATTTTTAGAATCAGGTGCAGACATTAGACATAATGCTGATGTAAAATTTGGACGTAGAAAGGAAGATAAAATCCTATTAAAAGGACAACAAGAGGATAAGTAA
- a CDS encoding sensor histidine kinase — translation MSEQRVKGFINSIPWRFFKRITLSQILLTTIIILVTAFSARYFLKVYITNQSINQVTESLELIKHSITTQKIDPIAWCKSLKLNWATRYTLIDLNGKVLCDNYLDSTKLDNHLYRPEVQSALKKGIGTSKRYSESAEIDMIYGAMKFKTDKSYIIRQAVPLKQVSIAMRTLDRSIIIFFIPLLLFTSLLSLWTSLQVSFPLRSLIKKISNLENLKLTPKGLESAMAIDDEWHLVERTLDRAEVELANYIEELQFENKKFSILMESISDAILAIDIHENVLFINKRFQKSFLNERESNSKSAKGLKLVEVSRKKEVHELLRETIKDRTSSKVRNIEIEMSDRTEKGWFDISTSPLIADDGQILGAICTFRNISHKKLAQQMREDFVTNVSHEVRTPLTAMKGYVQILLGMKELTENPTVKESLSKIEHNSNRLAILFQEILNLSMIESRHKLDLVKSSTQDITQNVLMNLKQVHKNSNRKIHCDYSAKEVLVDSSLIEQVLTNLIDNSYKYANQDGESFIKWEQNESSFTLLVEDNGPGIEAIHQKRIFERFYRVDSSRSRSLGGTGLGLSIVKHIVQKHKGTISVYSNDLGGVSFKIIIPSV, via the coding sequence ATGTCTGAACAAAGAGTTAAAGGATTTATAAACTCAATTCCTTGGCGATTCTTTAAGAGGATTACACTCTCTCAAATACTGCTAACGACGATAATCATTTTAGTTACAGCGTTCTCTGCAAGGTACTTTCTTAAAGTCTACATTACAAACCAATCAATTAATCAAGTAACCGAATCACTAGAGCTGATTAAGCACTCAATTACGACTCAAAAAATTGATCCTATCGCTTGGTGTAAGTCGTTAAAACTCAACTGGGCCACACGCTACACTCTAATAGACTTAAATGGTAAGGTCCTATGTGACAACTACCTCGACTCGACTAAACTTGATAACCACCTCTATCGTCCAGAGGTTCAAAGTGCCCTAAAAAAAGGAATTGGAACATCAAAGCGCTATAGTGAGAGTGCCGAAATCGATATGATCTACGGAGCGATGAAGTTTAAAACGGATAAGTCCTATATTATTAGACAGGCCGTTCCTCTAAAGCAAGTCTCTATTGCCATGAGAACGCTCGATAGATCGATCATCATCTTCTTCATTCCCCTATTGCTCTTCACTTCTCTACTAAGCCTTTGGACTTCGTTACAAGTGTCGTTTCCACTTAGGTCATTAATTAAGAAAATTTCAAATTTAGAGAACTTGAAGCTAACTCCCAAGGGTCTTGAGTCCGCCATGGCCATAGACGATGAGTGGCATCTCGTCGAGAGAACCCTTGACCGCGCAGAGGTTGAGCTAGCAAATTATATTGAGGAACTACAATTTGAAAATAAGAAGTTCTCAATTCTTATGGAAAGTATCTCGGATGCCATCTTGGCCATTGATATCCATGAAAATGTTCTCTTTATAAATAAGAGATTTCAAAAGAGTTTTCTAAATGAAAGAGAGTCTAACTCTAAGAGTGCGAAAGGCTTAAAACTAGTTGAAGTCTCCAGAAAGAAAGAGGTTCACGAACTACTTAGAGAAACAATTAAAGATAGAACAAGTAGTAAGGTTAGAAATATTGAAATTGAAATGTCAGATAGAACTGAGAAAGGCTGGTTTGATATCTCTACAAGCCCTCTAATTGCTGATGACGGCCAAATACTTGGGGCCATCTGTACATTTAGAAATATTTCCCATAAGAAGCTAGCTCAACAAATGAGAGAGGATTTTGTAACAAATGTCTCCCACGAAGTGAGAACACCTCTTACAGCGATGAAGGGATACGTTCAGATTCTTCTAGGAATGAAAGAGCTTACAGAGAACCCAACGGTAAAAGAGTCTCTCAGCAAGATTGAACACAACTCCAATCGCCTTGCGATCCTCTTTCAAGAAATACTGAATCTATCTATGATTGAGTCTAGACATAAACTTGATCTGGTAAAGTCATCTACTCAAGATATCACCCAAAATGTATTGATGAACCTCAAACAAGTTCACAAGAACTCCAATAGAAAAATACATTGTGACTATAGTGCAAAAGAAGTTCTCGTCGATAGTTCACTAATTGAACAAGTTCTCACAAACTTAATAGATAACTCGTATAAATACGCTAATCAAGATGGCGAGAGTTTTATAAAGTGGGAGCAAAACGAAAGTTCATTCACTCTCTTAGTGGAAGATAATGGTCCGGGTATTGAAGCAATTCATCAAAAGAGAATCTTTGAAAGATTCTATAGAGTCGACTCTAGTAGATCTAGAAGCCTGGGTGGTACAGGGCTTGGTTTAAGTATTGTTAAACATATTGTGCAAAAGCATAAGGGCACAATCTCTGTTTATAGTAATGACCTTGGAGGTGTTAGCTTCAAGATCATTATTCCAAGTGTGTAG